The DNA segment TTCCATGGCAGCTTTACAATCATCACATTGAATAAACAATAAATGACAACCATCATTCGCGCAATTCGTGTGGTTATCGCATGGTTTGCCACATTGGTGACACTGCGAAACGATATCATCGGTAATTCTTTCCCCTAACCGATGATCAAACACGAAGTTTTTACCAATGAATTTACTTTCAATATCTTCTTCTTTGATCTGTCGGGTATATTCGATAATTCCTCCTTCTAACTGATATACATTTTTAAAACCCTGATGTTTAAAGTAAGCGCTGGCTTTTTCACATCGGATTCCACCGGTACAATACATGAGCAGGTTTTTATCTTCTTTAAAATCCTGTAACTGTTCGTTGATGATCGGTAAACTTTCTCTGAAAGTCTCTACATCCGGTGTAATAGCGCCTTCGAAATGACCAACTTCACTTTCATAATGATTTCTAAAATCCACAACGATCGTATTTGGATCTTCCAGTAAATTATTAAATTCCTGCGCTTTGAGGTGAATTCCTTTATTGGTAACATCAAAAGTATCGTCATTCAAACCATCGGCTACAATTTTATGTCGAACTTTGATGGTCAATTTTAAAAAAGAATGATCATCTTGATCAATCGCTACATTCAAGCGAATTCCTTTCATGAAATCATAAGCTTCCAGCGTATCGCGAAAAGCATCTATATTATCAGCAGGAATACTCATTTGAGCATTAATTCCTTCATGGGCGACATAAATACGGCCGAGTGCATCAAGTGCATTCCAGGCTATAAATAATTCGTCGCGAAATTGTTTGGGATCTGGGATTTTGGCGTACGCATAGAAAGACAAGGTAAGACGTTGCTTACCAGCTTCATCAATAAGTTGAGCTCTTTCTTCTGCGCTTAAGGTGTTATACAGTTGCATGCTATAAACGGTTTAAGTGAGAAAATAATTTCGACAAAGATAAGGAATTCAGACTTGACCTTAAAATTTATGTTGCTTTGGGGCAGCTTTTTGACTACGTCGAATATCTATTTGTGATTTTTTTGGCAGACATTTCCATCCTCCGTTCCCGCTTTTTTTACTGTGATCTTCGCCTTCGCTCGGATAACAATAAAAAAGAGCTCCACTCAGGCTGGGCTGCAGATCATGTTAAGGTGAAATTAAGAGTTTTCGTAAATATGTTTCAGAATATTTTGATCTTCTTCCGTAAAAGGAACCTTTCTTCTTGCCATCGCTAATTCTGCAACTTCGTATGCTTTTTCCAGTTTGAATTTTTCATCACCTTTCATCCCGCCCCAAGAAAAACTCTCTATTAAGTTTGGAGGAAATCCACTTTTGAAGATGTTAGCTGCAACACCAACAACAGTTCCTGTGTTAAACTGGGAATTAATGGCAGATTTTGAATGATCACCCATAATTAAACCCGCAAACTGAAGGCCTGTGTTCACAAATTTTTTGGCCTTATAATTCCATAATTTCACGATGGCGTAATTATTCTTTAGATTAGAAGAGTTCGTGTCAGCACCGAGATTACACCATTCGCCAATCACAGAATTTCCCAAAAATCCATCATGACCTTTATTGGTATATCCGAAAATTACAATATTATTGACTTCACCACCAACTTTACAATGCGGACCAACAGTCGTTGCACCATAAATTTTTGCACCTAGATTAAATTTAGAATCATTACAAAGCGCAATCGGACCTCGAAGATTACAGCCTTCCATCACTTCGGCATTTTTTCCGATATAGATTTTCCCTGTTTTGGTATTTAAAGTTGAAAATTCGATCTCTGCTCCTTCTTCAATAAATAAATCACCTACATTCCCCAGAAATCCATTGGTTGCAGAAAGCACAGCGGAACCCCTTCCTTTGGTAAGCAATTCAAAATCAAAATTGATTGCCTCTTCGTTATAGGTGAACAAATCTGTTGGCTGCTTAAAAAACAAAACATCTTCTTCGATATCAGTCATCTTATCAATGTGACTCAAAGAAAAATTCTCCATATTGATTCTTACTGCAAGCAATTCGTCTCTATAGACCAATGCCTCTCCAAGTTTTAATTCTTTAATTTGATTTACTAGTGTTTCATTCGGCAGAAAGTTAGGTACGATAAGTAAACTTTCTTTAAGTTCATAAGTTTTAAATTTATCCTGTAAATAATCTTCGGTTAGATAGGTGACTTCTGAAGTATCTAACAACTTTTGCCATCTTTCTGAAAATGTAAGAATACCGCAACGCATTTCTGCAACGGGTCTGGTAAAAGTAAGTGGTAAGAAGTCTTCCCAAAACTGGGCGTCGGAAAATACAAGTTGCATAGGTTATAATTGATGATTGATAAATAATATATTTTAAATGTACGACATGAACCACTTATTTTTTTCAACCACAAAGTCACAAAAGAGTGCATTATAGATGAATTAATAAAAGTTCACAAAATGAAAATCTATAGATTTTCAAAACTTTGTTATCTTGCAAAAGATGAGATTTTAGACTTTTCATCATTTTAACCTTTGTGACTTTGTGGTTTAAAATTCCTGATACTTAATCGCTTTCGGCATGCATCAAACAAATTTACACTAAAAAAAGTCTTTCAAAAAACTTGAAAGACTTTAATTATCGTTAAAATTCAAAAAATTACTTTGAGAATTTCTTGTACTTGTTCATGAATTTATCAACTCTACCTGCGGTATCGATCAATTTCACTTTTCCTGTGTAAAAAGGGTGCGACGATGAAGAGATCTCCATCTTTACCAATGGGTAAGTTGCTCCTTCA comes from the Chryseobacterium sp. SNU WT5 genome and includes:
- a CDS encoding type B 50S ribosomal protein L31, with the protein product MKNGIHPENYRLVVFKDMSNDEVFLCKSTADTKDTIEYEGATYPLVKMEISSSSHPFYTGKVKLIDTAGRVDKFMNKYKKFSK
- a CDS encoding GlmU family protein gives rise to the protein MQLVFSDAQFWEDFLPLTFTRPVAEMRCGILTFSERWQKLLDTSEVTYLTEDYLQDKFKTYELKESLLIVPNFLPNETLVNQIKELKLGEALVYRDELLAVRINMENFSLSHIDKMTDIEEDVLFFKQPTDLFTYNEEAINFDFELLTKGRGSAVLSATNGFLGNVGDLFIEEGAEIEFSTLNTKTGKIYIGKNAEVMEGCNLRGPIALCNDSKFNLGAKIYGATTVGPHCKVGGEVNNIVIFGYTNKGHDGFLGNSVIGEWCNLGADTNSSNLKNNYAIVKLWNYKAKKFVNTGLQFAGLIMGDHSKSAINSQFNTGTVVGVAANIFKSGFPPNLIESFSWGGMKGDEKFKLEKAYEVAELAMARRKVPFTEEDQNILKHIYENS
- a CDS encoding rhodanese-related sulfurtransferase, which encodes MQLYNTLSAEERAQLIDEAGKQRLTLSFYAYAKIPDPKQFRDELFIAWNALDALGRIYVAHEGINAQMSIPADNIDAFRDTLEAYDFMKGIRLNVAIDQDDHSFLKLTIKVRHKIVADGLNDDTFDVTNKGIHLKAQEFNNLLEDPNTIVVDFRNHYESEVGHFEGAITPDVETFRESLPIINEQLQDFKEDKNLLMYCTGGIRCEKASAYFKHQGFKNVYQLEGGIIEYTRQIKEEDIESKFIGKNFVFDHRLGERITDDIVSQCHQCGKPCDNHTNCANDGCHLLFIQCDDCKAAMENCCSTECLETIHLPLAEQVKLRRGIQVGNKVFRKGKSEALKFKNSGNLPKKALAKAETKNIRQKITTKKVFVGKAEHYYTKSKIAQFFVENNALSIGDKVLISGPTTGEQEFMITELFANGGPCETAKGGDQITFETPFRIRLSDKLYKILS